The Patescibacteria group bacterium DNA window TTAAAACCATCAATACCCTTGCGACAAAAAAAAGAGGGCCACCCGGTGATGGCCCTCATCCTGCTGTGAGGTGTGTCTGCATGTTGTACTCGATGAAAGCGAGCCAGCCATCGAGATTGAAGGCCCCGAACTTGTCGCGCCAGTACGCGGACTCGGCGAGTATTCGCCGTACGTCTGCCATGCGGCGCCTTACGTCTTGCCAATCTCCTGTCTTGGCACTGATCTCCGCTGCCGCTGTTTGGGCGAGAGCATGATTTTCGGTGACACGGTCGGCAATGTCGTGGAGAAACGGATGCATGATTGCGAGTTTCTCTGGACGATCGACCCGTCCTACGCGCGCGTAGTTGACCTGGTAGTTGATGAAGAACCAGATGAGGCTGAGCATGTCGCGTGGCGGGACGGCTTGCGGATCGAGTAATGCGAATTCATCTGCGAATGATCGCGCATTGAGCTGTTCGGCTCGCTCGATCTGTGTCTGCTTGCCGAATGGTCCCACTTGGAACTTTACCTCGCCAGAAATCGCGAGATCTTCGAGCAAACCCTCTTCGAGCATGCTCTTGTAGATCGGTGTCGAGGGAAGTGGCTGCAAGATGGTGATGTTGTACCAATCGAGGTTCATGTTGATTGCAAACCGCATGGTCTGCATCATCATCTCAAGCGTCTCGTGCGGAAAACCTATCATGAGAAACGCGCGCGTAAAGATGTGAGGGTAGAGATGAATGAGCTCGGCGGCTCGAAGGTACTGCTCAATCGTACCGGGTTTCTTGATCTCTCGAAGCGTCTGGGGGTTACCAGACTCGAAACCAAAGAAAAGGCCGATACAACCAGACTCTGCTGCTGCCGCCATAATCTCAGGCGTCAGAGCAGCGGCGATGACGCCGTTGGACGCGTCCCATGTGATGGGAATACGCCGACGAACGATCTCGTTGAACAGGTCGACAACCTTTCCGTAGAATAGGTCATCATCGAGCCAGGTGATATGGGTGACCCCGCGCTCGTGGTAGAGCCACTCGATCTCGTCGACGACGCTTTTGACGGATCGTGAACGCACGCTCGGCCCATTGAAAAATCGGACGGAGCAGAAGGTGCATTGCGCGCGGCATCCCCTATTGAACAGCGAGACAGCTCCACGCGTGTTTGCGGGCAGACCCGAGATAAATGATCCGATAGATCCGACACCCGAGTACTGCTCGACCGGCAAAAGATCGAGGGCCGCCACACGACTCACCACCTCACTGGTGGGTAGAGCACGGCGGTCGTCTGACCAGTAGTGCCCATCGATCACCATGGCGATCTGTCGCGGGATTACATCCGCATCGGGCGTGTTGAGAAAGGCAAGAAGCTCGGGAAAGCTCACGTCGCCCTCGTGGGTTGACGCGACTACGCCATCGAGCTCGCGCAAAATGCGCTC harbors:
- a CDS encoding radical SAM protein, which gives rise to MLINPPALPAKAFDLSAARKKRYSGFLPYGLAVLARLLREAGFAVSVLDLNFFLLATAQRGDEVDVDAVWREELRRALLSFDPDLVGVTCMFTMTHEVFTEVVREVQALGAPVIVGGVHVTNDTERILRELDGVVASTHEGDVSFPELLAFLNTPDADVIPRQIAMVIDGHYWSDDRRALPTSEVVSRVAALDLLPVEQYSGVGSIGSFISGLPANTRGAVSLFNRGCRAQCTFCSVRFFNGPSVRSRSVKSVVDEIEWLYHERGVTHITWLDDDLFYGKVVDLFNEIVRRRIPITWDASNGVIAAALTPEIMAAAAESGCIGLFFGFESGNPQTLREIKKPGTIEQYLRAAELIHLYPHIFTRAFLMIGFPHETLEMMMQTMRFAINMNLDWYNITILQPLPSTPIYKSMLEEGLLEDLAISGEVKFQVGPFGKQTQIERAEQLNARSFADEFALLDPQAVPPRDMLSLIWFFINYQVNYARVGRVDRPEKLAIMHPFLHDIADRVTENHALAQTAAAEISAKTGDWQDVRRRMADVRRILAESAYWRDKFGAFNLDGWLAFIEYNMQTHLTAG